Proteins from a genomic interval of Colias croceus chromosome 2, ilColCroc2.1:
- the LOC123703015 gene encoding uncharacterized protein LOC123703015: MMTRASMANTLNSMNQFSNNSTPTTSTTASNVITVAKSTHNKRPPIIIYPTVTPESIVIPIVSCIFGFPLLALTVICCLRRRAKLARERARRRNCELDRGELSVVRLSPVKNRARAVSLVRSPRPPPTLELDTVLEERSDPEQTTLSQVEITPDREVGTILFSAIGAVGTAAVTAAACARDS, encoded by the exons ATGATGACACGTGCAAGTATGGCAAACACGCTGAACAGTATGAACCAATTTAGCAACAACTCAACCCCAACTACGAGCACAACGGCGAGCAATGTCATTACAGTTGCTAAATCAACGCATAATAAACGCCCGCCCATCATCATTTACCCCACCG TAACACCGGAGTCTATAGTTATACCTATTGTGTCGTGTATTTTCGGCTTTCCCCTGCTAGCTCTGACTGTGATATGCTGTTTGAGACGAAGAGCTAAACTTGCcag AGAACGCGCACGTCGACGGAACTGTGAATTGGACCGTGGGGAGCTATCAGTGGTGCGTTTGTCTCCAGTGAAGAACAGGGCCAGGGCTGTCAGCCTAGTGAGGTCCCCCAGGCCGCCGCCCACGCTCGAACTGGACACAGTATTGGAAGAACGCTCCGATCCTGAACAAACAACACTATCACAA GTGGAAATAACGCCCGACCGCGAAGTGGGGACCATCTTGTTCAGTGCAATAGGCGCCGTAGGCACAGCTGCAGTGACCGCGGCGGCCTGCGCTCGAGACAGCTAG